A genome region from Micromonospora peucetia includes the following:
- a CDS encoding carboxypeptidase-like regulatory domain-containing protein codes for MSTHRRAWKQRAGVVVALVVGALLTVPATPALAADVSVSPGSITVNAGSDAAITVLVTPRDGDEEARISLAGLPGGVSCAGGCGTIRFAGGQPRPQLLRIRANDNAGDANVTVTVAVEAESGPGTATFQLGVKGKAQPTQPPQAQTVKSVSGKVVAQANGKAVPNAVVMLQDGAGKKIDTISDDNGNFRFNGTTEKPIAPGRLAVGASLGEIYATKSFDASAGQSITGQRITLAIKVETTPSATPSASDEPLPTEEPVDETPEATGDATPGAAANAGNESSDGMGWLFILLGGLLVAAGVGTIVLLWMRRKDSGDEDDDAPAGAGAVPAARGALRGADDQTRVVNRVGAAPDPTMVGGTALSDAPTMMQRPVVDDVPPDPYGAPPQPYGAAGNQQGWGGSGYSDEPGGYGAAGYGNAPASGGGYGSGGSGGGYGNAPSSGSGYGNAPASGSGYGSNDYSAPAGAAGAAGYPPAGGGRGHGERYDEPTGRYTGDATQYPAPADPYATGVYQPEQGQGYGQSEPGAYGRGGEPTGGYDQQGGYERGGYDQQGGYGQEPAPRGGHGQGGGYDQPTSYDNQAGYGQGGYGQGGYGQQGGYGQEPPQQRGGYDGRSGGYDQQGGYSQQGGHGQQGGYGQGGYGQQGGHDEPQTGRGRPDGPPQQDRGGRRLDWLDD; via the coding sequence GTGTCAACACACCGACGTGCCTGGAAGCAGCGGGCCGGTGTGGTCGTGGCGCTGGTTGTCGGCGCCCTGCTCACCGTCCCCGCCACACCAGCCCTGGCCGCCGACGTCAGCGTGTCGCCCGGGTCGATCACCGTCAACGCCGGCAGCGACGCCGCCATCACCGTGCTCGTCACCCCCCGCGATGGCGACGAGGAGGCCCGGATCAGTCTCGCCGGACTGCCGGGCGGCGTAAGCTGCGCCGGCGGCTGTGGCACGATCCGATTCGCTGGCGGCCAGCCGAGACCCCAGTTGCTGCGGATCAGGGCCAACGACAACGCCGGGGACGCGAACGTCACCGTCACCGTGGCGGTCGAGGCCGAATCCGGCCCGGGCACCGCCACCTTCCAGCTCGGCGTCAAGGGCAAGGCGCAGCCGACCCAGCCGCCGCAGGCGCAGACCGTCAAGTCGGTCTCCGGCAAGGTGGTCGCCCAGGCGAACGGCAAGGCCGTGCCGAACGCCGTGGTCATGCTCCAGGACGGCGCCGGCAAGAAGATCGACACGATCAGCGACGACAACGGCAACTTCCGCTTCAACGGCACCACCGAGAAGCCGATCGCGCCGGGCCGGCTCGCCGTCGGCGCCAGCCTCGGTGAGATCTACGCCACCAAGAGCTTCGACGCGTCCGCCGGGCAGAGCATCACCGGCCAGCGCATCACCCTGGCGATCAAGGTCGAGACGACCCCGAGCGCCACCCCCTCGGCCAGCGACGAGCCTCTCCCCACCGAGGAACCCGTCGACGAGACCCCCGAGGCGACCGGCGACGCGACCCCGGGCGCGGCGGCCAACGCCGGCAACGAGAGCTCCGACGGCATGGGCTGGCTGTTCATCCTGCTCGGCGGCCTGCTCGTCGCCGCCGGTGTCGGCACCATCGTGCTGCTCTGGATGCGGCGCAAGGACAGCGGTGACGAGGACGACGACGCCCCGGCGGGGGCCGGCGCGGTCCCGGCGGCGCGCGGGGCTCTCCGGGGTGCGGACGACCAGACCCGGGTGGTCAACCGGGTCGGTGCCGCACCGGATCCGACGATGGTCGGCGGCACCGCGCTCAGCGACGCCCCCACGATGATGCAACGCCCCGTGGTCGACGACGTGCCGCCGGACCCGTACGGCGCTCCCCCGCAGCCCTACGGAGCGGCGGGCAACCAGCAGGGCTGGGGCGGCAGCGGCTACAGCGACGAGCCGGGCGGCTACGGCGCTGCCGGCTACGGCAACGCACCCGCCTCCGGCGGCGGCTACGGCAGCGGCGGATCCGGTGGCGGCTACGGCAACGCGCCGTCATCGGGCAGCGGCTACGGCAACGCGCCCGCCTCGGGCAGCGGCTACGGCAGCAACGACTACAGCGCTCCGGCCGGTGCGGCGGGTGCGGCGGGCTACCCGCCTGCCGGCGGCGGCCGGGGCCACGGCGAACGGTACGACGAGCCGACCGGCCGCTACACCGGCGACGCCACCCAGTACCCGGCCCCGGCCGACCCGTACGCGACCGGCGTCTACCAGCCTGAGCAGGGTCAGGGCTACGGCCAGTCCGAGCCCGGGGCGTACGGCCGGGGTGGCGAACCGACCGGCGGCTACGACCAGCAGGGCGGCTACGAGCGGGGTGGCTACGACCAGCAGGGCGGCTACGGCCAGGAGCCCGCGCCCCGCGGCGGCCACGGCCAGGGTGGCGGCTACGACCAGCCCACCTCGTACGACAACCAGGCCGGCTACGGTCAGGGTGGCTACGGTCAGGGTGGCTACGGTCAGCAGGGCGGCTACGGCCAGGAGCCCCCGCAGCAGCGCGGCGGATACGACGGCCGCAGCGGTGGATACGACCAGCAGGGTGGCTACAGCCAGCAGGGCGGCCACGGCCAGCAGGGCGGGTACGGTCAGGGCGGCTACGGTCAGCAGGGCGGCCACGACGAGCCGCAGACCGGTCGCGGTCGCCCGGACGGCCCACCGCAGCAGGACCGCGGTGGCCGCCGGTTGGACTGGTTGGACGACTGA
- a CDS encoding 2-phosphosulfolactate phosphatase, translating into MAAAVHAQPGSGARFDWGLTGAAELGRVCGVLVVVDVLSFTTAVDVAVGRGMRVHPFPWGEQAADYARRVGAVAAVGRRQMTPDHPWSLSPAALTTAPVVADLVLPSPNGSAISAAASATGLPVVAACLRNAHAVGRWLTHHGYGSTDAPIGVIASGERWPDGSLRPSVEDQLGAASVLDALSGVPGGLSVEAAMALAALASTPDVSAAVRGSVSGRELIEGGFAEDVEVATRVGVSDVVPVLRQNVFSAA; encoded by the coding sequence TTGGCCGCGGCCGTCCACGCGCAGCCCGGTTCCGGCGCCCGGTTCGACTGGGGGCTGACGGGGGCGGCTGAGCTGGGCCGGGTCTGCGGGGTGCTGGTGGTGGTGGACGTGCTGTCGTTCACCACCGCCGTGGACGTCGCGGTCGGGCGTGGCATGCGGGTACACCCGTTCCCGTGGGGCGAGCAGGCGGCCGACTACGCACGGCGGGTGGGCGCGGTCGCCGCGGTGGGCCGCCGGCAGATGACCCCGGACCATCCGTGGTCACTCTCGCCCGCCGCGCTGACGACCGCGCCGGTCGTCGCCGATCTCGTACTGCCGTCGCCGAACGGATCGGCGATCAGCGCGGCGGCCAGCGCCACCGGGCTGCCGGTGGTCGCGGCCTGCCTACGCAACGCACACGCCGTCGGCCGTTGGCTGACCCACCATGGGTACGGCTCGACGGATGCGCCGATCGGCGTGATCGCCTCGGGCGAGCGCTGGCCGGACGGCTCGCTGCGCCCCTCGGTCGAGGACCAGCTCGGGGCGGCCAGCGTGCTGGACGCCCTGTCGGGTGTGCCCGGCGGCCTCTCCGTGGAGGCGGCCATGGCGCTCGCCGCGCTCGCCAGCACTCCCGATGTGTCCGCCGCGGTACGCGGCAGCGTGTCCGGCCGCGAGCTCATCGAGGGCGGCTTCGCCGAGGACGTCGAGGTCGCCACCCGGGTCGGCGTCTCGGACGTGGTCCCGGTGCTGCGTCAGAACGTCTTCTCCGCCGCCTGA
- a CDS encoding sterol carrier family protein, producing MSSPHIKSAAVAAALSALDEGRTPERPVLRDAVRALLTVLAERAPGRSVEVRVPPYGAVQCVPGPRHTRGTPANVVEMEPGTWLAVATGRLDWADAITQGRVRVSGNRADLSAYLPL from the coding sequence GTGTCCTCTCCGCACATTAAGTCCGCCGCGGTCGCGGCGGCGTTGTCGGCGCTCGACGAGGGGCGTACGCCCGAACGACCGGTCCTCCGGGATGCGGTCCGTGCCCTGTTGACCGTCCTTGCGGAGCGCGCCCCCGGCCGATCGGTGGAGGTGCGTGTCCCACCTTACGGCGCAGTTCAGTGCGTTCCGGGCCCCCGACACACCCGTGGCACCCCTGCGAACGTCGTCGAGATGGAGCCGGGGACCTGGCTGGCGGTGGCCACCGGACGGCTCGACTGGGCTGACGCGATCACCCAGGGTCGCGTACGGGTGAGCGGAAACCGGGCGGATCTCTCCGCGTACCTCCCGCTCTAG
- the purF gene encoding amidophosphoribosyltransferase, with amino-acid sequence MPRGDGRLSHDLDPQRPGPQDACGVFGVWAPGEEVANLTYFGLYALQHRGQEAAGIAVSDGSGVVVYKDLGLVAQVFDEPTLASLRGHLAIGHARYSTTGGSTWENAQPTIRSTTSGTTIALAHNGNLVNTAELQREVAERGLRADGSTNDTSLVTMLLASRPDLSVEAAALEVLPQLRGAFSFVFMDESTLYAARDPQGVRPLVLGRLERGWVVASETAALDIVGASVVREVEPGELIAIDEDGLRSSRFAAPEPKGCLFEYVYIARPDATIAGRNVHSARVQIGRQLAKEHPVEADLVIPVPESGTPAAIGYAEESGITYGAGLMKNPYVGRTFIQPSQTLRQLGIRLKLNPLRENVRGKRLVVVDDSIVRGNTQRAIVRMLREAGALEVHVRISSPPVNWPCFYGIDFATRAELLANGLDNDGIRRSIGADTLGYVSLSGLIAATEQPKTRLCRACFDGEYPIELPAGNLIGKHVLEGVGRRVVAEAPDTPEQNTAPLVATPGGVITHRP; translated from the coding sequence GTGCCCCGAGGCGACGGCCGGCTGAGCCACGACCTTGATCCCCAACGACCAGGCCCGCAGGACGCGTGTGGCGTCTTCGGCGTCTGGGCGCCCGGGGAGGAGGTCGCGAACCTGACCTACTTCGGGCTCTACGCCCTACAGCACCGTGGCCAGGAGGCGGCGGGCATCGCGGTCAGCGACGGCTCGGGCGTGGTGGTCTACAAGGACCTCGGCCTGGTCGCCCAGGTCTTCGACGAGCCGACCCTGGCCAGCCTGCGCGGGCACCTGGCGATCGGGCACGCCCGCTACTCCACCACCGGCGGCTCGACCTGGGAGAACGCCCAGCCGACCATCCGGTCCACCACGTCCGGCACCACCATCGCGCTGGCCCACAACGGCAACCTGGTCAACACCGCCGAGCTCCAGCGCGAGGTCGCCGAGCGGGGCCTGCGCGCAGACGGCTCGACCAACGACACCTCCCTGGTGACGATGCTGCTGGCCAGCCGTCCGGACCTGTCGGTCGAGGCGGCGGCGCTGGAGGTGCTGCCGCAGCTGCGCGGCGCGTTCAGCTTCGTGTTCATGGACGAGTCGACCCTCTACGCGGCCCGCGACCCGCAGGGCGTACGCCCGCTGGTGCTGGGCCGGCTGGAGCGCGGCTGGGTGGTGGCCAGCGAGACGGCCGCGCTGGACATCGTCGGCGCGAGCGTGGTCCGCGAGGTCGAGCCCGGCGAGCTGATCGCGATCGACGAGGACGGCCTGCGCTCCAGCCGGTTCGCCGCCCCGGAGCCCAAGGGCTGCCTCTTCGAGTACGTCTACATCGCCCGCCCGGACGCCACCATCGCCGGCCGCAACGTGCATTCCGCCCGGGTGCAGATCGGCCGCCAGCTGGCCAAGGAGCACCCGGTCGAGGCCGACCTGGTCATTCCGGTGCCGGAGTCCGGCACCCCGGCCGCGATCGGCTACGCCGAGGAGTCCGGCATCACCTACGGCGCCGGCCTGATGAAGAACCCGTACGTCGGGCGCACCTTCATCCAGCCGTCGCAGACGCTGCGCCAGCTCGGCATCCGACTCAAGCTCAACCCGCTGCGGGAGAACGTCCGGGGCAAGCGGCTGGTCGTGGTCGACGACTCGATCGTGCGCGGCAACACCCAGCGGGCGATCGTGCGGATGCTGCGCGAGGCCGGCGCGCTTGAGGTGCACGTGCGCATCTCCTCGCCGCCGGTCAACTGGCCGTGCTTCTACGGCATCGACTTCGCCACCCGGGCCGAGTTGCTGGCCAACGGGCTGGACAACGACGGCATCCGGCGCTCCATCGGGGCGGACACGCTCGGCTACGTGTCGCTTTCGGGTCTGATCGCCGCCACCGAGCAGCCGAAGACCCGGCTGTGCCGTGCGTGTTTCGACGGGGAATACCCGATCGAACTGCCCGCCGGCAACCTGATCGGCAAGCACGTGCTCGAAGGGGTGGGCCGGCGGGTCGTCGCGGAGGCGCCCGACACCCCGGAGCAGAACACCGCCCCGCTCGTCGCCACTCCGGGCGGCGTGATCACACACCGCCCGTAG
- the purL gene encoding phosphoribosylformylglycinamidine synthase subunit PurL, whose amino-acid sequence MTPHPDEVRENPEAFPAAPAQPVEPRPAAVAPPAGRPGRPVTADWADGLDTVPRAGGTPGELQPYAELGLRDDEYERIRQILDRRPTQAELAMYSIMWSEHCSYKSSKVHLRQFGEKAPPSDRLLAGIGENAGVVQISDELAVTFKVESHNHPSFVEPYQGAATGVGGIVRDILAMGARPVAVMDPLRFGAADHPDTARVLPGIVAGVGGYGNCLGLPNIGGEVVFDPCYQGNPLVNALCLGVLPVDRLQNKAAAGPGNVVVLMGAKTGRDGIGGVSVLASATFDEGSEKRRPSVQVGDPFMEKLLIEACLELYDARLVVGIQDLGGAGLTCALTETAAAAGTGMRVWLERVPLREPSMEPHEILASESQERMLLVVEPEKLDAVLKIAERWGVWATAIGEVTPPAPDGQPGRLLVTWRDQLVVDVPPGSLVDDGPVYARPMREPADLILLQADRAETLPRPADPEALRETVLRMIASPNLADKSWVTEQYDRYVLGNTVLAQPEDSGVIRIDERTGLGVALSVDGNGRYARLDPYHGTKLALAEAYRNVAVTGAKPIAVTNCLNFGSPEDPGVMWQFAEAVRGLADGCAELGIPVTGGNVSFYNQTGAAAIHPTPVVGVLGVLDNVADRVPMGFASRPGGEPDQIFLLGETHVELSGSEWAWVTHEHLGGVPPQVDLTRERLLADLLAEAARVGHLSSAHDLSDGGLAQSLVESCLRRGVGARVAVPERFDGGSMPFVYLFSESAGRVMVSVARGHEKAFTALCAERGVPFELIGVTDPAGGALEVHGQFRIGLDELRAAHTETLPRLFGGAGVVEVPAPAAGVAGAVEAVPLPVAEHADAGAEPTAGRGETGAPVDPTAVAAEPIASAGPVPPTGAVEPVAPARAAAPAETEAPGPEQPAAEAAGPIETAGPIETAGSAETAGPAETGGAPAPEAGDTEPGQR is encoded by the coding sequence GGAGAACCCGGAGGCCTTCCCGGCCGCCCCGGCGCAGCCGGTGGAGCCGCGTCCGGCCGCCGTCGCGCCGCCGGCCGGGCGTCCCGGGCGGCCGGTGACTGCCGACTGGGCCGACGGCCTGGACACCGTGCCGCGCGCCGGGGGCACCCCCGGTGAGCTCCAGCCGTACGCCGAGCTCGGGCTCCGCGACGACGAGTACGAGCGGATCCGGCAGATCCTCGACCGGCGGCCCACCCAGGCCGAGCTGGCGATGTACTCGATCATGTGGAGCGAGCACTGCTCCTACAAGTCGAGCAAGGTGCACCTGCGCCAGTTCGGCGAGAAGGCCCCGCCGAGCGACCGGCTGCTCGCCGGCATCGGCGAGAACGCCGGCGTGGTGCAGATCTCCGACGAGCTGGCGGTGACCTTCAAGGTCGAGTCGCACAACCACCCGAGCTTCGTCGAGCCCTACCAGGGCGCGGCGACAGGCGTGGGCGGCATCGTCCGGGACATCCTCGCCATGGGAGCCCGTCCGGTCGCGGTGATGGACCCGCTGCGCTTCGGCGCCGCCGACCACCCCGACACCGCCCGGGTGCTGCCCGGCATCGTCGCCGGTGTGGGCGGCTACGGCAACTGCCTGGGCCTGCCGAACATCGGCGGCGAGGTCGTCTTCGACCCCTGCTACCAGGGCAACCCGCTGGTCAACGCGCTCTGCCTCGGCGTGCTCCCGGTCGACCGGTTGCAGAACAAGGCCGCCGCGGGCCCCGGCAACGTCGTGGTGCTGATGGGCGCCAAGACCGGCCGGGACGGCATCGGCGGTGTGTCGGTGCTGGCCAGCGCCACCTTCGACGAGGGCAGCGAGAAGCGCCGCCCGTCGGTGCAGGTCGGTGACCCGTTCATGGAGAAGCTGCTCATCGAGGCGTGCCTGGAGCTGTACGACGCCCGGCTGGTCGTCGGCATCCAGGACCTCGGCGGCGCCGGCCTGACCTGCGCGCTGACCGAGACCGCCGCGGCGGCTGGCACCGGCATGCGGGTCTGGCTGGAGCGGGTGCCGCTGCGCGAGCCCTCGATGGAGCCGCACGAGATCCTGGCCAGCGAGTCGCAGGAGCGGATGCTGCTGGTCGTCGAGCCCGAGAAGCTCGACGCGGTACTCAAGATCGCCGAGAGGTGGGGCGTCTGGGCGACCGCGATCGGCGAGGTCACCCCGCCGGCGCCGGACGGGCAACCGGGCCGACTGCTGGTCACCTGGCGCGACCAGTTGGTGGTCGACGTGCCGCCGGGCTCGCTGGTGGACGACGGACCCGTCTACGCCCGCCCGATGCGCGAGCCGGCCGACCTGATCCTGCTCCAGGCCGACCGCGCGGAGACGCTGCCCCGGCCGGCCGACCCGGAGGCGCTGCGCGAGACCGTGCTGCGCATGATCGCGTCGCCCAACCTGGCCGACAAGTCCTGGGTCACCGAGCAGTACGACCGTTACGTGCTGGGCAACACCGTGCTCGCCCAGCCGGAGGATTCCGGCGTGATCCGGATCGACGAGCGGACCGGGCTCGGCGTGGCGCTGTCGGTGGACGGCAACGGCCGGTACGCGCGACTCGACCCCTACCACGGCACGAAGCTCGCCCTGGCCGAGGCGTACCGGAACGTCGCCGTCACCGGCGCGAAGCCGATCGCCGTCACCAACTGCCTCAACTTCGGCTCGCCGGAGGACCCGGGCGTGATGTGGCAGTTCGCCGAGGCCGTCCGCGGCCTGGCCGACGGCTGCGCCGAGCTGGGCATCCCGGTCACCGGCGGCAACGTCAGCTTCTACAACCAGACCGGCGCGGCGGCCATCCACCCGACCCCGGTGGTCGGTGTGCTCGGGGTGCTCGACAACGTGGCCGACCGGGTGCCGATGGGCTTCGCGTCCCGGCCGGGCGGCGAGCCCGACCAGATCTTCCTGCTCGGCGAGACGCACGTGGAGCTCTCCGGCTCGGAGTGGGCCTGGGTCACCCACGAGCACCTCGGCGGCGTACCCCCGCAGGTCGATCTGACCCGCGAGCGGCTCCTGGCCGACCTGCTGGCGGAGGCCGCGCGGGTCGGGCACCTGAGTTCCGCGCACGACCTCTCCGACGGTGGCCTCGCGCAGAGCCTGGTGGAGTCCTGCCTGCGACGCGGCGTCGGCGCCCGGGTCGCGGTGCCGGAGCGGTTCGACGGCGGCTCGATGCCGTTCGTCTACCTGTTCAGCGAGTCCGCCGGACGGGTCATGGTCTCGGTGGCGCGCGGCCACGAGAAGGCGTTCACCGCGCTCTGCGCCGAGCGCGGGGTGCCGTTCGAGCTGATCGGTGTCACCGACCCAGCCGGCGGTGCGCTGGAGGTGCACGGCCAGTTCCGGATCGGCCTGGACGAGCTGCGCGCCGCGCACACCGAGACGCTGCCACGTCTCTTCGGGGGCGCGGGCGTCGTCGAGGTGCCAGCTCCGGCCGCCGGTGTGGCGGGTGCGGTCGAGGCCGTGCCGCTGCCCGTCGCCGAGCACGCCGACGCCGGTGCGGAACCGACTGCCGGCCGAGGCGAGACCGGGGCGCCGGTGGACCCGACGGCTGTCGCGGCCGAGCCGATCGCGTCGGCCGGGCCGGTTCCGCCGACCGGTGCCGTCGAGCCGGTGGCCCCGGCGCGGGCGGCAGCCCCGGCGGAGACCGAGGCACCCGGCCCGGAGCAGCCGGCTGCCGAGGCCGCCGGACCGATCGAGACCGCCGGACCGATCGAGACCGCAGGATCGGCCGAGACCGCCGGACCGGCCGAAACCGGCGGGGCGCCTGCCCCCGAGGCCGGTGACACCGAGCCCGGTCAGCGCTGA